Proteins encoded in a region of the Capricornis sumatraensis isolate serow.1 chromosome 12, serow.2, whole genome shotgun sequence genome:
- the ZAR1L gene encoding protein ZAR1-like, translating into MERVFCVPYSLYPGYGNMLRLGQSGLSEHRQQHWRQTNVPPTFLARPRLLMPSSASDCCMDPYKRAQLMAVFSHMNPGLSLRLRKANTKDVGVQVSLRVGKSVQCSLGPRTLDSLSPWASAGHSAPASAWGVSSPVPGHWGQVQLRQALSGPPEAGQPPPPLPPPSPPPRSEEDPPEELQPREELVEEDSSSPRERKSKPAPVDSSQPLGRPNFQFLEPKYGYFHCKDCKTRWESAYVWCISGTNKVYFKQLCCKCQKSFNPYRVEAIQCQTCSKSRCSCPQKKRHINLRRPHRQELCGRCKDKRFSCGSIYSFKYIM; encoded by the exons ATGGAGCGCGTCTTCTGTGTTCCCTACAGCTTGTACCCCGGCTATGGGAACATGCTGCGTTTGGGCCAGTCTGGACTCTCTGAGCACAGACAACAGCACTGGAGGCAAACCAATGTTCCCCCCACTTTCCTGGCCAGGCCCAGGCTGCTGATGCCCTCCAGTGCCTCCGACTGCTGCATGGACCCTTACAAGAGAGCCCAGCTCATGGCCGTTTTCTCCCATATGAACCCCGGCCTGAGCCTGCGGCTGCGCAAGGCCAACACCAAAGATGTGGGTGTGCAGGTGAGCCTCCGGGTGGGCAAGTCTGTGCAGTGCTCTCTGGGGCCTCGCACCCTGGACAGCCTCTCCCCCTGGGCCAGCGCAGGCCACAGTGCACCCGCGTCTGCTTGGGGCGTCTCTTCGCCGGTGCCCGGCCACTGGGGCCAGGTGCAACTGCGGCAGGCACTCTCGGGTCCTCCCGAGGCTGGCCAGCCGCCcccgccactgccaccaccatcaccaccaccaaggtCGGAAGAGGATCCCCCCGAGGAACTCCAGCCGCGTGAGGAGCTGGTGGAGGAAGACTCCTCGAGTCCTCGGGAGAGGAAGAGCAAGCCGGCCCCGGTAGACTCCAGCCAGCCGCTTGGGAGGCCCAACTTCCAG TTTTTAGAACCCAAATATGGCTATTTTCACTGTAAAGATTGTAAGACCAGATGGGAGAGTGCTTACGTGTGGTGCATTTCTGGAACTAATAag GTTTATTTCAAACAACTGTGTTGCAAATGCCAAAAGAGTTTTAACCCTTATCGAGTGGAAGCAATCCAGTGCCAG ACCTGTTCAAAGTCTCGTTGTTCCTGCCCTCAAAAGAAAAGACACATCAATCTAAGGAGGCCCCATCGGCAGGAACTGTGTGGCCGCTGCAAAGACAAGAGATTCTCCTGTGGCAGTATTTACAGCTTTAAATACATCATGTGA